In Deltaproteobacteria bacterium, one DNA window encodes the following:
- the gltX gene encoding glutamate--tRNA ligase, whose amino-acid sequence MTVRVRFAPSPTGFLHIGGARTALYNWLYARRHGGTFILRIEDTDTQRSTQEYTQQILTAMRWLGLTWDEGPYHQTERMAIYHTHVEQLLQNGQAYRCYCTSEQLDAMRAQASAAGRKPTYDRTCRHHPLPADDPRPYCIRFAAPIEGTTTVHDLIRGTIPFDNRELDDLIILRSDGTPTYNFVVVVDDVTMQITHVIRGDDHLNNTPRQMLLYQAFGYPTPQFAHLPMILGGDKQRLSKRHGATSVDAYRDAGFLPEALLNYLARLGWSHGDQEIFTLEEMVQHFAFEHVHKAAAVFDADKLTWVNAEHCKRHNNEQLVDLVTPFLQGLGLAVTDHAFAARAIASERERGKTLHELAAISAFYFRDDVVWDEKAVAQWLKPDGRALLQEVRNALAGVTDWTESVLKAALEPIQQQRACKFVAIAQPIRVALTGTTVSPGIFEVLAILGPARALQRIDRALAMPTT is encoded by the coding sequence ATGACTGTTCGCGTCCGTTTTGCTCCGTCTCCGACCGGGTTTCTGCACATCGGCGGCGCACGCACCGCGCTCTACAACTGGCTCTACGCCCGCCGGCACGGCGGCACCTTCATCTTGCGGATCGAAGACACCGACACCCAGCGCTCCACCCAAGAATATACGCAACAGATCCTAACCGCGATGCGCTGGCTCGGCCTCACGTGGGATGAAGGCCCGTATCACCAGACGGAGCGGATGGCGATCTACCACACCCACGTCGAACAGCTGTTGCAAAACGGGCAGGCCTATCGTTGCTATTGTACGAGCGAACAGTTGGACGCGATGCGCGCTCAAGCCTCAGCCGCTGGCCGCAAGCCGACCTACGACCGTACTTGTCGCCATCACCCCCTGCCCGCGGACGACCCCCGCCCCTATTGCATCCGCTTCGCGGCGCCGATCGAAGGGACCACGACCGTCCACGACCTGATTCGCGGCACGATCCCTTTCGACAACCGCGAACTCGACGATCTCATCATCCTGCGCAGCGACGGTACGCCAACTTACAACTTCGTCGTCGTCGTCGACGACGTCACGATGCAAATCACGCATGTGATCCGCGGCGACGATCACCTCAACAACACGCCGCGCCAAATGTTGCTCTACCAGGCCTTCGGCTACCCTACGCCACAATTCGCGCATCTCCCGATGATTCTGGGCGGCGACAAACAACGCCTCTCGAAACGCCACGGCGCCACATCCGTGGACGCCTACCGCGATGCCGGATTTCTGCCGGAGGCATTACTGAATTATCTCGCACGACTTGGCTGGTCGCACGGCGATCAGGAAATCTTCACGCTCGAAGAAATGGTCCAGCATTTTGCATTCGAACATGTTCACAAGGCCGCTGCGGTGTTCGATGCCGATAAACTCACGTGGGTCAACGCCGAACATTGCAAGCGCCACAATAACGAACAACTCGTCGACCTCGTCACGCCGTTTCTCCAAGGTCTCGGGCTTGCCGTGACCGACCACGCCTTTGCGGCACGCGCCATTGCCAGCGAACGCGAACGCGGCAAAACGCTCCACGAACTGGCCGCCATTTCCGCCTTCTATTTCCGCGACGACGTCGTGTGGGATGAAAAAGCCGTCGCTCAATGGCTCAAACCGGACGGGCGCGCCCTGCTACAAGAGGTCCGCAACGCCCTGGCTGGCGTTACCGACTGGACGGAGTCCGTCTTGAAAGCGGCGCTGGAACCGATTCAACAACAGCGCGCTTGTAAATTCGTCGCAATCGCCCAACCGATCCGCGTGGCCCTCACCGGCACTACGGTCAGCCCCGGCATCTTTGAAGTCCTCGCCATCCTCGGTCCCGCGCGCGCGCTGCAGCGCATCGACCGCGCACTCGCGATGCCGACCACATAA
- a CDS encoding Rne/Rng family ribonuclease — translation MANELIVNVTLGETRIARLENGVVAELYIERARDVGIVSNIYKGKVVRVLPGMQAAFVDIGQDRTAFLHVSDTLPPAEFEEDEAEADDLAEEPASGDEEEEKEQSDEEKEAPLRSGWLRRRRRGGREVQIQDLIRDGQELLVQATKEPIGTKGARLTSYISLPGRYLVYTPTMKQVGVSRRIADDRKRARLREIVQKHRPPGAGFIVRTAAERAGQRELVSDIEYLLRLGREIETKGARRKAPSLIHAELDVVLRVVRDLFTEDIDRLVIDAKPEYTRIQEFADTFMPQLKERIELYTDDEPIFDHFSIEVEINRALGQKVWLKSGGYIIVEQTEALTAIDVNTGKFVGKRNVEETILKTNLEAVREIVYQLRLRNIGGIIILDFIDMERHEHRNKVYNALKEALKHDRARTNISKISELGLVEMTRKRTREDIRRLLGVPCPYCEGKGFLKSQTTLCYEIFREITREALRSKAAQLTVMVNPTVANTLFDEERTALEQLEQQVKKRIQVQAMPDFHLEQFELIETTKA, via the coding sequence ATGGCGAATGAACTGATCGTGAACGTGACGTTGGGCGAGACGCGCATCGCGCGGTTGGAGAACGGCGTGGTGGCGGAGCTCTACATCGAGCGCGCGCGCGACGTCGGCATCGTCAGCAACATCTATAAAGGCAAGGTCGTCCGTGTGCTGCCCGGTATGCAAGCCGCGTTCGTCGATATTGGGCAAGATCGGACGGCGTTTTTGCACGTCTCCGATACGCTGCCGCCGGCGGAATTTGAAGAAGACGAGGCGGAGGCCGATGACTTGGCGGAAGAGCCGGCCAGCGGCGATGAAGAAGAAGAAAAAGAGCAGAGCGACGAGGAAAAAGAGGCGCCGCTGCGCAGCGGGTGGTTGCGTCGCCGCCGCCGTGGGGGGCGAGAGGTCCAGATCCAAGACCTGATCCGGGATGGGCAGGAGCTGTTGGTCCAAGCCACCAAGGAGCCGATCGGCACCAAAGGCGCGCGGCTCACGTCGTACATTTCGCTGCCGGGGCGCTATTTGGTGTACACGCCGACGATGAAACAAGTCGGTGTGTCGCGGCGTATCGCGGACGACCGGAAGCGCGCGCGCTTGCGCGAGATTGTGCAGAAGCATCGGCCGCCCGGCGCGGGGTTTATCGTGCGTACCGCCGCCGAGCGGGCGGGGCAACGGGAGCTGGTGTCGGACATCGAATATTTGCTCCGTCTGGGCCGTGAAATCGAGACGAAGGGCGCACGGCGCAAGGCGCCATCGTTGATCCATGCGGAACTCGATGTCGTGTTACGTGTGGTCCGCGACTTGTTTACCGAAGACATCGACCGTCTCGTGATCGACGCCAAGCCAGAATATACGCGTATTCAGGAGTTCGCCGATACGTTCATGCCGCAATTGAAGGAGCGGATCGAGCTGTACACCGACGATGAACCGATCTTTGACCACTTCTCGATTGAAGTCGAAATCAATCGCGCGCTGGGACAGAAGGTGTGGCTCAAGTCGGGCGGCTATATCATCGTAGAGCAGACTGAGGCCCTGACGGCGATCGATGTGAATACCGGTAAGTTCGTCGGGAAGCGGAACGTCGAAGAGACGATTCTCAAGACCAACCTCGAGGCGGTCCGCGAGATCGTCTACCAATTGCGGCTGCGCAATATCGGCGGGATTATCATCCTCGACTTTATCGACATGGAGCGGCACGAGCATCGGAATAAGGTCTACAACGCGCTGAAAGAGGCGTTGAAACACGACCGGGCGCGGACCAATATCAGTAAGATTTCCGAACTCGGGTTAGTGGAGATGACGCGTAAACGGACGCGGGAAGATATCCGTCGCTTGCTGGGCGTGCCATGCCCGTATTGTGAAGGGAAGGGATTTTTGAAGAGCCAGACGACGCTTTGTTACGAGATTTTCCGCGAGATTACGCGCGAGGCACTGCGTAGCAAGGCGGCGCAGCTGACGGTGATGGTCAATCCGACCGTCGCGAATACGCTGTTCGACGAAGAACGGACGGCGTTGGAGCAGTTAGAACAGCAAGTCAAAAAACGCATCCAAGTCCAGGCTATGCCGGACTTTCATCTGGAACAATTCGAACTGATCGAGACGACCAAGGCGTAA